In Ferrimicrobium sp., a genomic segment contains:
- the rplS gene encoding 50S ribosomal protein L19, which yields MKPTDMLDQESLKTDIPDFAPGDTLKVHVRVVEGSRERIQVFQGAVIARNGSGLGETFTVRKVSFSVGVERIFPIHSPIIAKIEVVTRGDVRRAKLYYLRDRIGKAAKIKEKR from the coding sequence ATGAAGCCCACCGACATGTTAGACCAGGAGTCCCTCAAGACGGATATCCCCGACTTTGCCCCTGGCGATACGCTCAAGGTTCATGTTCGCGTGGTGGAGGGCTCGAGAGAGCGTATCCAGGTGTTTCAAGGAGCCGTCATCGCCAGGAACGGATCCGGACTTGGGGAGACCTTCACGGTTCGCAAAGTCAGCTTCAGTGTTGGCGTTGAGCGCATTTTCCCCATCCACTCACCGATTATTGCCAAGATCGAGGTCGTCACCCGTGGCGACGTTCGACGAGCCAAACTCTATTACCTGCGCGACCGAATCGGCAAGGCGGCGAAGATCAAAGAGAAGCGATGA
- a CDS encoding DUF2469 family protein, with the protein MSSEDLERFETEVELALYQEYKAVLPLFKFVVETERRFYLANEVQVEPKQQEGVNFVDVVLEDAWVWDMYRPVRFVERVRVISFKDVNIEEIAKPSA; encoded by the coding sequence ATGAGTTCCGAGGATCTCGAGCGATTTGAGACCGAGGTGGAGCTTGCGCTCTATCAGGAATATAAGGCCGTCCTTCCCCTGTTTAAGTTCGTAGTAGAGACGGAGCGCCGTTTTTACTTGGCGAATGAAGTACAGGTCGAGCCAAAACAGCAAGAGGGTGTCAATTTCGTCGATGTGGTGCTCGAAGACGCGTGGGTCTGGGATATGTATCGTCCAGTCCGTTTCGTCGAGCGAGTCCGAGTCATCTCGTTTAAAGATGTCAACATCGAGGAGATCGCAAAACCGTCGGCGTAG
- a CDS encoding PLP-dependent aspartate aminotransferase family protein, with translation MDTFTKLQLPVVEDRLHGPNPAVSLNATYYEGQRVVYGRHSNSTWEALETLIGELEGGTGVSFASGQAAMFASSLLASSRLVISEDTYVGSRDLADFLNQRALIPCTYVSEASLHHPSGLTTLQEGDVLMIESPSNPLLVAYDIAALAEACHAQGALLAVDNTVATPILQSPLRLGADIVVHSATKFISGHSDVLAGLVIVADEELAERLFEIRAVVGSIIGPVEAYLCFRGAKTLGVRVRHASDSAQWLANALVERLGREAVCYPGFDEKLVGEGRQQSAGGALLSLILDTAERADRFVTQLAVFHHATSLGGVESLAERRSKYSGEERLPAGLVRLSVGLEATEDLWADIDQALRAAGVDDPT, from the coding sequence ATGGATACCTTTACGAAGTTACAGCTTCCGGTGGTCGAGGATCGCCTGCATGGCCCCAATCCTGCGGTATCGCTGAACGCGACCTACTATGAGGGGCAGCGAGTTGTCTATGGTCGACATTCCAACTCCACCTGGGAGGCGCTCGAGACCCTGATCGGGGAGCTTGAGGGTGGCACTGGGGTCTCCTTTGCCTCAGGGCAAGCGGCGATGTTCGCCTCTTCACTGCTGGCGAGCTCTCGGTTGGTGATCTCTGAGGATACCTATGTAGGTTCCCGCGATCTGGCGGATTTCCTCAATCAGCGTGCGCTGATCCCCTGTACGTACGTCTCGGAGGCCTCCTTGCACCACCCCAGTGGGCTGACAACCCTGCAAGAGGGAGATGTGTTGATGATTGAGTCACCGTCAAACCCCCTCTTAGTCGCCTATGATATCGCTGCACTCGCCGAGGCCTGCCATGCGCAAGGCGCTTTGCTCGCGGTTGATAACACCGTCGCCACCCCGATCCTCCAGAGTCCGCTGAGGCTCGGGGCAGATATCGTCGTGCATTCGGCCACGAAGTTCATCTCGGGGCACTCTGATGTCCTTGCTGGCTTGGTGATTGTCGCCGATGAGGAGCTCGCCGAGCGGCTCTTCGAGATTCGTGCGGTCGTTGGTTCGATCATCGGTCCCGTGGAGGCCTATCTCTGCTTTCGTGGCGCCAAGACGCTCGGCGTGCGAGTTCGTCATGCCTCTGACTCGGCACAATGGCTGGCAAATGCGCTCGTTGAGCGACTTGGTCGCGAGGCGGTCTGTTACCCGGGATTCGATGAAAAGCTCGTTGGGGAGGGTCGCCAGCAGAGCGCAGGCGGTGCTTTGTTGTCGCTGATTCTCGACACCGCAGAGCGTGCAGACCGGTTTGTGACCCAGTTGGCGGTCTTTCATCACGCCACCTCTTTGGGTGGCGTCGAGAGTCTTGCTGAACGACGCTCCAAATACAGTGGTGAGGAACGACTCCCGGCCGGCCTGGTCCGTCTCAGCGTTGGACTCGAGGCGACCGAGGACCTATGGGCCGATATCGATCAGGCATTGCGTGCTGCGGGGGTTGACGATCCCACCTAG